GGatcttgttttttgttttgctcATATATTTCCAGAATTTTTGGGGATACGATTGTGGAAACTAGATGGCTTCCGTGAGTAAtggttttaaatattatgttttccAAATGATTTTATTCATTGTGGCATGATGGAGTTCTTGTTTCAGTTGAAGTGTAATTGTATTTCTTTCAATATTatgaaacaaaagatagaagaaAGCAAGTATTATACTATTAAAGGTTTGGAAATGAATACTTAACACctttaaacatttaaatataagatatgatgtttttataatttagtgtACTTATTTTTGCGTATAAATTTGCATACTATATACTGGTTAGAAAAAGGAATATATGTAAGTGTATTGAAATAGTTAAGTTTTCAAATGTTTAGTTTTGTAAGTATATtgaatatgttaatattttttaatgacatTTTCATATTAGAGTAACGTATAGAGTTGAAACATATTATATGGTTTAAGTGAATCCTAGTCTTAATTTGTTTCAATGTAACAAAATAAAGTGGACGTATTTAAATGGTTTTTTCAAATAGAAAAGTCTTTACATATTTCAAATGTTAGTTAATATGTGTTATGTTAAACACATGAGCTTTAGGATTAGACATAGTACTAGTACAATTTATAATTGTTGATGTTTGTTTTGGTCAGTAATTTGTTTCGATATAACAATGTCAACCATAATGAAAAAGCTaagtaaaactaaattttaaaacaaaaaactcatGATGTTTTTGTCAGTTTTACATTCTTCTTGCGTTagtagtattttatttttctcaaacctAAAAGGATGTTAATAATGTATCATTTAATATGTTAGATAATTTAGACGAGTTACAAATATACAATTGGTGTGTTGTTGTGCCTAGATTAATAACTAGTAGTTTGAATTGGCTACCAAAGCAAAAAAAATGTGGTTGGATTACACTTATGTGGGTGTGTTGCCTCATGATCCAAAACCCGACAAGCTGATACTTCTTATTTTGCAACAAGATAAAacatatcatattttatttacttctcAAACTGAGGTCGCTCTTCTTAGAAGActtctttattaatttcatGCAAAAGCTTTTCATTTGTGATTGTTACATTACTAATATTCTGTTCATCATAATGTCAATTCCaatttaaatgaataatatgttacatcaagaataaaatatatttgtcacaaattttaaatcatatatattactACCCGCATTATGCTTTAAAGATGCAATTTTTCTATCACCAACTCTAATATCCTTCCAATGTATAATTGTAGGAAATAGACTTTTCTTTAACTttctttgataaaataaaacttgctccaaattccaaatttatttcattgaCATTAACATACATATAAGTCATtaataaacagaaaaaatagTAACAACATTAAATAACATTGCATAACACATATAATaacaaagtttgaaaatttcttGCAATACAAAAACATAGCTTACAACATAACAATGTGATCAACTTCTTTGCCTTATTATACACATTAAATCTAAATACAAACTACCGACTAAATACAAACAACATTCTCCAAATTATACTTTCTAAGTCCACCTAAATCTCAtctaacattttaaatatatggttcttattttaatttagagcAAAAACTTAGTATGTACAACCTACAAAAATCGTtaacttttttgtatttttgtaacATTTCACAATTTCATTcacaatatttttcatattcacATGATTTTTATGGAACGGTCTCTTAGTATGACAATTAAGAATGACAAAGTACGGCAGATTGACACTTTGAGCCCCTTGGCCAATTGAAGTCTGACAAGCATAACCCACAGCCTTGCGGGCCTAAAGTGGGGTAAGGTGAGCCAACTCGCTGACCTGTTTTTAAAATCTACATTTCACACTCCCCATCCACCTTTGCATGGAGGCATCCTCCCTCTTCGTTGATTCTTCACTCAATCAGGTTTCCTTTTTCCTcctttaataatgtattttttttattctctctaaccatgttcatttaatttttccatttttgtttattaGGTATGTAAGCCTTCATTAAATTTGGAGaatataataaatgattatatatCTTTGAAGTGACAAAACTTAATCTTAGATCAAGAAAGGGTTGCGATAATGCAAGAAAagtacaaaattcaaaaattgtaTTGTTGAAGGACATGCAAAATGTCATCAATACTTACCATGACTTTCAAAGGTCAGGCACGATAaattctttttacaaatgaaacCCCTTCAGGtacatgaattaaaatattggtattttttttattcctgaAATCTTAAATGTCAAAAGTTTTGACTTTTATTTGTTAGGTGTGTGCATTGGTACCACATCTCAATATAGAGCACAAATACATCCAACGTGGAGTCACATtctaaaaagagaaaagatagTGAAGCAAAATGTGGGCCAGCTTGTAGGCTTAGATGTATGCGGGACAAACCAACCCGACTCACATTTTGTGCCCAAGTGTAGGCCAAGCCAGCTTGCATGGCCACCCCTAATGACAATTACTATCTTTtgtgaaaaaaatcaaaattttctcTACTCACCCACCGTTAGTCTCAAAACTAAACAAACATTCAATAATGTAAATGATACAATTATGAACCTTATTTGAAATCATCCTCTCCTTTCTACCCACCTACTACATAATTCAATTAGTAATGTCATACTAAATTTTACTTTCTcccacataaaaaataatcatgcAAATATGGTTGATGGGACACAACGCAACTCATTCATTACCATCTTATTCATAACACCCAAATACTTTGACTTACATGAATTTTCTAGAAAAAACTACATTCACAATCATTAATTCAAGTTTTCaccactaaaaacaaaatctattCGTAatccaacaaaaaaataataattatataaatttagtttgaCATAACATATTCCTCAACTTCCCTTGTGAAATTGTCATTTGATGTTGTGTCAATCTACATTCAATACATCAtttaaaaacaacatttaacatcatccaacaataacaaacaacattcATAATATCCTACTAATAGACCCACATATACACTAGTAATAAGACACAATAACATTTATGAAAACACGACAACAATGTTGAAAATTGTAACCACATTGAACAAAGACAAATGATTACAAATAtaagtcaaaataaataaaaaaaattgggtaAATTTAGTTAAACCTTTTATGGTCACATATGGATTGAATGGAGCCCCAAAACAAGGGATTTCACCAATAAACTCTAACTACATATCACTATCATTCTAATAATTTAGTAACATAAAAACACGTTACCTATTTTTTATAGACCATTGATAGGtgtaaattttacttgtttttgttccttaaattgttgtgcttttaaataagtttaagtgttaattctcatgaaaagtatataattgttgatttaAATGTAGTTTTGATTGTTTAagtgtgttttgatgcttttatttgcttatttcgaagtagaataaggattggatactatcACAGACTTGGAGAGCGTCATTGGCCGAAGCAAGATGGATGAAATAACCAAGCCAGCGAGAACGGACGTTCGCCcagcgaacggacgctcgtccagcgagtggacgctcgtcgcccagcgaacgaacgttcgtcgcccagcgacGCTCGTCCCGCCAAGAAGcccagcaagtggacgctcgcccagcgagaagtggacgttcgtccagcgaaaGCTCGCCCGTGAACTAacagtggacgctcgcccagcgagatgtgaacgctcgtccagcgagtggACGCCCGTAAACTAACAGTGGACGCTCGCCCGGACGCTTGCCCAGCGAACGAACGCCCGTGACTCAACAGttgacgctcgcccagcgacggacgctcgcccagcgaacttacgttcgtcgcccagcgagcgtacgttcgtcgcccagcgaaaaatcacttaaggcccttctctttaaaaacgcgatccagagACAGAAAGGAAGAAGTCTGGAGGGGAGGAGACCAGAGGACGCTGCAGAgctcgttttgggtgcttccaaggtggaaaatcaccaatttccaccGTCCAATCCATGctttatcgcttctatgatgtatatttgtagctagaactccatttcactagggttgagagtacatttctgaaactctttgtaatttctatattaatgcatgatcttgtatgaattttgtgttctatctttattattcatgcctacgatgagaatctgagctatttgaacggttaaatcattgagaaatgtatgagaccgcggacctaggatagaattgctaaaggatttcgagtcctagacataggaggaaacttttagtcatctgtgacattgtgattaaggcaaatctgataactgaattatctaagagattagtaatttagtttgaatgattctgaactgtcatctgagagatcaggactgcatgcgcctaggatgttgatgctaaattttgaggaattgtgttagtagaaaaattacttgagtgatgaacttgaaaatcaaccccagtgaactttaattcaactgtttttaccactttaatttcatctataTGTCAatcttaattgtgttataaaaaaatacgtttattaatcgctaaattagtaaactttaatcaatctgtgaatcaaaccaaatctcttgggaaaacgatttccggacctaccggtttattacttgtacgattcggtatgcttgccgaggtctcaacaagtttatggcgccgctgccggggatttgtttttgttttcgttgattgtttgttgtttatctggtttagttgatttttgctatcttttgtttaagtgtttattgtgattgtatttgaattcttgtgcataattgttatcatctgtagaaattgtgtctttttggattgtttcttttttgtttgtgttttgtatgagaagcagagaacaggttgaaaatctactttttgatccggaaattgaaagaactgctcgaaggaacaacaatagaagaaggagacaaagtagagaatccTCTGTTATCTCTGAAGAAATTCTGGACTTTTCATCAgggcaagaaaaagaagaaatggaagataatcgcactggagaaggttctgggcaaggaagacgtactattgcagattataatactttctcaggacctctgcacttcaacaatattgcaagaccagtggtgaatgctgctaacatggagatgaagccagctcttattcatctggtgcagaacaatcagtttcatggattattccacgagaatccatacactcacttggctactttcatggagatctgtaatacagtgaggattcaccaggttccagatgaagcaatccgactcagcttatttccattctcattggctggtaatgcaaaaatgtggctgaattcctttccagagaatagtctgACAATCTGGGATGATGTAGTTGCAAAATTTCTGAATaagttcttccctcagtccaaagtcaataagggaaagcaggagatctcttctttccaacaagatgctgatgaaactctaggtcaagcatgggatagattcaaaggcctattgagaaaaacccctactcatggatttgatgagcctacaatgctaaatttgtttcttggagggctgaaatctcagacaaagttaatgttagatgcatcagctggaggtagtatcagatggaagacgcctgaagaagcacatgatctgattgaaaatatggctgcaaatgataatgaagttcagagtgagagagctcaatttcaacaaaaaggtgttcttcaacttcaatctcaagatgctttactagctcagaacaagattatgactcagcaacttgagacattaatgaagaagttatctcagctacctaaagaactgcagaatgtttctcaatttcaacatcagatggttcaaagttgtcaattgtgcggaggagatcataataatggtcaatgtgtagtgCAAAGGTgagaaatattgaaaaaaaaaatcgtgtgTTAGTCTACTGTTAGCCACGTCAGtacatttttaacggtgttagtttttgaggactaaaaccaaagtttcgaaaagaatgaggaccaaattgtaccttactttgaaagagggatgaaaaccagaaacggccaatagtttagggactaaaaacatatttaacccttaaaataATTCGGTTTTACTATGATTGTGCTTAAAccacttcttcattttattctaatttcaaattaaacttCAGTGTGCTTATGTTGTATATATGAGACAACGTGTATATTCAGACCACAAATTAATATGCTCTTCACAATAAGGTCAAAGTGTTATTCTCATTCATTACAAAACATCATATTACAATAAGGACAAAGTGCTCTTCACAACAACTGTCTAGTAGAACACATCATGGACTTCTACACAAAATACATACAACGATGATGTTCATCAACCCCATCAAACATACCATCCCTAACCACATCTTCTCCTTTTTTGACAACCCTAAGAGATTTCTCCAGGCTattaatctttctcctttgccaAGCAATAATACTACCACCATCATCTACATTATCTTCATTACGCCATTTAAAGAAGTTGCATCCTTGAAATTCTTCATTTCTTGTCCGCTGTTCAAAGTATCCAACCATAAACATTTAGTTAATCACCAAAacaatttataacaaaaattaatctaCAAACCTTGTAATTTGGGCAGCCCCAGAATTGCTTCCCCTCGTTCTTAACTGTTCTTGCCACTCTCAACACAGCAACCTCCCCACAATGGCATATTTGGTTTGCAACGAATCCCCTCGATGAAGCACCACAAGAGCTCCCCCAAGAGCAAGACGAACAACCTTGATTGAAAGACATTGCCAGTTAAAATCAAAGCTCAAAGCGAGACAATCACCAACCACGAACCACTTCGCCAAGAAACTGTGAATGGCGAAACACGAACTCGCCAAAGACGAACCACCACCTTACTGCCAACTCACAACAGTAACATCCAAACCGTAAACAATAACAACACAGAggagaagaagacaaatttGAAGAACAAGACCTACCACTGTACCTGTGCCGTAATGGAGAAGAAGACCCTTATTGGTTTTTT
The Vigna angularis cultivar LongXiaoDou No.4 chromosome 5, ASM1680809v1, whole genome shotgun sequence genome window above contains:
- the LOC128196528 gene encoding uncharacterized protein LOC128196528; translation: MSFNQGCSSCSWGSSCGASSRGFVANQICHCGEVAVLRVARTVKNEGKQFWGCPNYKRTRNEEFQGCNFFKWRNEDNVDDGGSIIAWQRRKINSLEKSLRVVKKGEDVVRDGMFDGVDEHHRCMYFV